The genomic stretch TCTCTGAAGGACATGACAGTGCCCGCCCCCGAGCCTGTTTTGCCATGAGTACTTCCCGAGGCTAGTCCTTTAGAGAATCCATCTTCCACAGAAGTCGTCGATGTGACCCCTCTCCGCGCTGCTGACCCCGGGGTCCTGGAGCTTGAAGCTGCTTGTACTTTAGAAGtcatggctgctgctgctgggacAACGTTTGAAGCAGAGACCTCTGGATGGGAACTAGTCTTGGTGCCCAGCTTGAGGGGCGAGTCGGTCACCGAAGTATGATGCAACTCGAGGAAATCCCAAACTTTGAGAGCTGCTACTGGATTCGCAGATGGTGTCTCACATTCGGGATATGAACCAGCGTGTAGCGTTGTACACAAAGGTAAATTCTTGATTTATCCTTCTGCTTGCTATCTAAGATTATCTTTTTAGTCTCTCGGGGTACTGATTTCTGGTAACCAGGAGCTGATCAATCAATCCCGCCGGAATACCCAATTCCTATGGGGACACGGTGAAGCCGTGCGCCGAATTCGAGTGTTAGAGAGACAACTGGCTGAAGAGCGACACCAATCTTCCTAGCTTATCATGAAGTTTGATAGTACAACGGCATCATTCCGGGCAAAGAGGCAAGATTTTCAGAATGAAAAAGGACGCCTTGTCGCTCGGAATAAGTCCTTGTATCATAAGCTTGAAGGTGAGTACTTGTATTTGTAGTCACCATCTGTCTATACTCTTCTCCTTTTGACTTCTTGTTTCCTTTTCTCAGAGTATAAGAGCCAGGAGACTATGTTGAAGAGCTCTATCACCGATTGGAAGAACACCTTCTATCGGTTGATAGAGCAACTTGACAAGCTTACGCGTCAAGTGGAAAAGATGGAGAATGATCTGGAGAAGGAACGCAAGATGTGTTGGGATGGTGAAGTTGGCCTTGTTGAGGCTATGACTACTATCCAGGCGAAGCAAGATGAACTCCAGCGGTGGTCAGAGGTGGCACGGCCTGTAGCGGATGTGGTGGAGCCCCTTgttgaaggtgtggagcctCGCCCACTACTAGATAGGATCCGGGATGCGCCATCAAAGATCACCGGCTATGTTCAAGGCATGGTGAAGTCTATGTCCAAGCAGGTGTTAAGCTTTGTCAAGTCATTTTACCCTAAGGCCGATTTATCTCCTGTTTCGGAGGGGATCGCTGGGGATTGTACTGACGAGGTTTTCCAGCGCTATCTAGAGGAGATGGACCCCATCGCTGAAGAAGTAGCCAAGTTCTTGGATCTCTACTAGACTtatccttttctccttttttattgGGCATGAAAAACATAAGTCCTATAATGGAATACCTGTGTATATAACTTTCAGTCTTTGAGCGATTTGTTGAGCTCTTCGACTTAGTTATCTGCATCATTTAGTGCATCTCAAACTTTGGTCCTGATTCTGCTCGTTTGACCAAgttgagtgtctgcgcacaaggctattATTATGAGCCTCTTCGGAAGCGATTTGCTGAGTACTTGGGCACTCGAGCTATCCAGTAGTAATCATTGAGtagttgttgacgccagattttgacacgagtaaaatcgacGTTAGAGGTGGAATaaattaggagatgcggcgagatacaagggcgacgattgggaaatcggccgattggtgctacagtcaaggatcggccaattgatgctacagtcgaggatcggccgattgatccttggagttccgcctcgcccgacccctgaggtttgggatcggacacgcccgaccctccaagggaggatctccgcctcgcccgacccctgaggtttgggatcggacgcgcccgaccctccaagggaggatctccgcctcgcccgacccctcaggtttgggatcggacgcgcccgaccctccaggggaggatctccgcctcgtccgaccatAGTTCCCATGGTCAGAATGGGTCTaagccctcgacatgtgggtcctgatcggttacccctttGCCAAAGaagtgatcggccgattaggaggttggaatagttgggccgatgtgggcttaaaaaggattatgaagatgaagaggaggtcagcccatgaagcgcgtaatAATAGtatgaatcgtacttgtaaatattcgttttctgtttaaatttagggatagagttctagtcggataagaagtcgtttgtacggggctataaatagccacccttgtagatctgtaatgataatcaactcaatacaacaaactattacttcctcgtacttactttcaagcaggcgacttcgccaacactttttcttctttttcacgagttcgtacggattagcggggctgcatcaacttgacctccggctgatcttgtaagttccgtttatcgagtaaattctaagctttaacttcgggcgcatcgctgtcgtttcgtttagatttattcaccagttatcgatattcactagaattctaggttttacctgttgttctagttttatcaccagttatccagctaggaatcggtgaatttggcttttcttgtacttcattgtttaatctatttattttagccgatcagatctgttcctagtgttgttactgtagcgttgttcagattactctagtagttttctttacaaacgttgcctggtaatcggttgcatcaaagccgatttctttattgctgcaaatcggccgaatcgctgataagctttctcgagatcggaaccttagccgatcgcaacctctgtgAACTGACACgtctatttccttgccaatcaacaggtcagattggctggcacgccgcgcgaaccgcaccagggcgatcacccaaacaggagctaagcagattctcccgggtcgtgtgtccaacaCTGGGAAtccgatcagccgatttctagcgccaacagtagtGTCTCTAGGATTTCTCATGATAGGGCTTTTTTCCTTGACTCTGAGTAGTGGGAGGAATTGCATTATTGTTGTTTCGTTAGGAAGGACACTCgtgagtgttggaggtatgccctagaggcaatcatagagacgatgatattccattgtatccatgttttatattgtgttccttgagtatctattaaaggctacttgaattgatttgcaattatgtgaattgtgtgtgaaactctttacttgtatggttattctaaaagttgtccctagtcagagttcatgtgaggacacacatgaatattagactagcacatgtattagttgatgactatgtttcacaagtcatggacatggagatgtcaaactaataatgtgggcacatgtagagacatgtacTAGGACTGACTCAACgtgagttacatagttctctctttacacaacgtgtacgctttgtccttagacctgagattgtcgcatgtactcaagatgtggatcgacttacttaggggctatcaaacgctacatagtaactgggtagttataaaggtagctttcaggtttgtcaaaaagcatgctgtgaggcatggtcagtcaagatggaatttgcccctctctatttgagagagatatctctgggcccatcgagtgatcggatccgaaaatgcatggccatgctacgtgaggttaagagttaacctagaaagggattctgaaacacagcatcgagaaagagtggtcggcttggagctagaccacatatcgtgaggcaaagggaatagtatgtacgtgatgttgtgatggttcgtcttaTATGATctgagatcttgatttgtaattgcCGAACCTTTGgttaagattttttttgttatcattcatatcttgatgatgctctttcatgtaaaggCTGAACAACGCTACTTTGGATTGCTttattgcttacctagaatgatcatcatgcCGTGTTCTTATGTTCCGATAGTTGAGTACCCCTGTGTAGTGACAGTATTGCGGGAGgaaaagtgttgggcatggttcacatccactcacgataacacctAGATCTAGTACTTTCATGGATGGCggttgcatctacaagtgatcctagatctcTAGGACAAGcgttcactacaagaaatctgttAATATGTGACGAGCCAAATCTATCATAGATCACTGAAAAATCATCATAAAGCAGCTTCTGTGATGATTTCAGATAATATCATGTATTGAGCGTCACAGATTAACTCAGGTGACGTTTCCTTCATTATCGTCACAGATCAGCACAATCTATGATGTTTTTAAACTATCACAAACCACCCTCAGGCCCGTGCAACCCAGCTCAGGCCCAATATTTTGTGACGAAAATAAACTTCACAGATGGTTGCCACGTGGCGGCCAATGTGGCTGGTGATGTGGATATGGTTGATGACATGGCTGGTGACATGGCCGGTGACGTGGACGCTGACGTGGCATTCACAGCCCATTTTAGAACTGGGCCACTCAGTTGGATCATTTTTCAAGCCCACTATATCAGATCAAAACCCACTAAACTGACCTTGAGCCCACCAAATGCAATCTAATTTCTCAGCCCAGATATCACAATGATCATTACAGCGTGGAATACAAACCAAATTATATCAATCCATCAACCAAAATCATAGATACAACCTCAGGTTTACATTCAAATCAGATACAACAGCAAATAGAATCTCAGGTATTAACTGTACCAATAACAATAGCAATACCCCCTTATAGTCTCTTACAGCATGTTTCAATTCAACATCACATCTCTAAGAATGCCTTTCATTGTTTGCCTTCTTAACTGACCTCGTGTGCCACCTCCAGTTCTTTAACATAGTTTCATCTTCAGTGTCAAGCTTCTCAGGTAATGGAACCTGAGTATATGAAACATGTCAGCTTGGATTCAAAACTATTCACCGCTATCAAATAGTCATAACACAATCTCATGACAAATTAAATGGCAACTCACATTAGTGCGATCAACCAGGTCAGCAAGCCGGCCACCACTTGACCATATTCTGTCAATGATACTAAGAACTCTTTTGTTAACCCTCCACTTCGTGCTCCCAACAGTATTCAAGGCCTAAAACCAACAAGACATCAAAGAATGAAACCATAATTGTTGCTTTCTTATAATTGCGTTATCTAGGTCACATGTTCAGGACCACTAGCTCTTAAACTCTGTAAGCTATATACTGGATTCATGGGTCACATACAAAAGGAAGCTATATACATAAGGTCCATGCTACACTCagcataaataaaatttgaaatgTATATAAGCAGCTAAATGAATTTAGGAAAGTATTCTTCACACGATTATATTCATCTAATCTGCACAAGTCAGAAACAGTAGATTGTACCTCAAAAACTGATTGCATTTGTTAGATGTTAGAGAAAATATGTCCACTAACTATTCTATCCTAACTCACCAATCAACATATACCAGCATGAGCTACTGCACTAATCTAGATCTCTACAAAAGAAAACTACATGAGCATATCACAAGGAGTGGATCTTGAATAAATAAGGGAGCAATCATCATAGAAATCAGCAAAAAGCAAATAAATAAGGGACTGGTTATGTAATGACCCCCAAAAGCAGCAGCAATAGTACATGCATGTTATTGATATAAATAGGTACATTTAACTACCTTTCAGGATGTCCTTCTCAATGTTGCCGGAAGTAGAAATGAATCACAATATATCGGACTATGATGGAAGATAGATGATGTTGTGATCATGGATTCATGGTCGAGACAAACACATACATGAGAATGCATACATCAGTGTACTTTGAGAACTGAGTGGAGCAAGGGGATAACAAAATGAACAGAAAACAAGTGAGTTAATATGCAGACCCAACATACCATACCATGTTCAGGTTCAGTATACCATTTAGACACTTTCAGTTACTATGAGTCCAGTGCAATAAAAGATTCTTTAGTGAATTGGACTTGATTGGCTATTTACACATTACACATTTACACCCAGTAATTAGAGTTTAGAACTGCTAAAAGCACATAAGTACAAGTAAATACTTGACTTGCACATCAAAGACTAGATAAAGCTAGAGAGCTCCTGGCAGTCAACACATGCACAAGATCGGCACAGCGCAATGAAAATGCACAAGATCGGCGCAGCGCAATGAACTTGCTTGCTAGTAGTTGACCGAAACACGAATCACTCTAATATTGCAAGCTCACCATGATTACCCTTATAGAGATCAAGCCTACTGATGGTTTTCTGTCGAACACCAAGATGAGCTGCTCGCCTATTCCCACTGTCAGTCTGAAACCTGCACACGGAAAACAAAGAACAGAGAATAGAACTGCATACGCTGATGCAGGAAACTGAGAGAGTGAAGAgacagctgctgctgctatttGTGGAGAATAGGATAGGCATGACCTGTCTTAGCTCCGTCGGTGCCAACACCCGCATGAGCAGCCAGGACCCCTTGCCAAGCCACGTGGGTTGGCCACGGGCGCGCCGATGCAGGCGACGCACTTGCGGCCCTCCGGCATGGAGCCCATGGCACTGGTCCCCCAGGATCCCCATCGCCACCGCGATGCGTCCCCCCTTGCCGCACCTCGCGCACGCGCgacgcctgccgccgccgtcgtgggcTGGAGCCGAGGGCAGCAGCTGACGGAGAGAAGGaagcgaaggggactccggagCACGCGGTGGCGACTTGGACAAGGACAAGGAGGGAGGCGCCCGGAGCtgagggaggaagagggagggaggccggAGGTGGAGGACAAGGCCGgccgcaggaggaggagggcgggggAGGTGTGgtcggaggtggaggacgaggccatccatgggaggaggagggcgggcgaGCCGCGGGAGGAGGTCGAGGACGAGGCcggccgcgggaggaggaggatgggggaGGCGTGGCCAGAGGTGGAGGACGAGGCCAGCCGCGGGAGGAGGGCGGGGGTGGCGAGGAGGCTGGCCGCGGGAGGAAAGCAGGAGGAGGGTGGGTGGATCTGCGGGAGAGGAGCTATTGGAGAGATGGGAGTGGCGGCGGAtctgagggagggagagggaggcgtcGGGGGAGGCAGGCGCGaccgggggagggagagggaggagtgAGTTAGGGTTTGGTCTGAGGATCACATTATATATGATGGGAACGTGATCAGAGCCGTTGAATCTGTGATGAATGGTCAGAAATAGTTGGGCCATTTGGGTCGAAACAAGCCATCTTTCATTCCTTCTCTActtattgtttttcttttcttttttcattttattgcaCCATTGTGAAGTAACACACAAAAATAATTGTCTTAAatacaccaatatatttttaaaatataataaacaacatctaagttgtcatgtaggagttttattaatttttgaatagaaaatattttttatcatttaaatgattttCTACGTGCTCATTGAAAGTAACTCAAAGTTGAACTATGCGTATCTCCAGTAAGATttgaaaaattgcaaaaaaaatatatttaggcTCATATGTTTCATTATAGCCCATGTcttggagatagatgaaaaattcaattgtcttctagggaTAATttaaacttctatctccaaattaccacataataattacaataatatctaaatttggtcagaaaattctacaaattgacatAAAACATTTTTCCGGTCTATAAGCTTGTCAtaaaagttttacaagattttatTCAAGATGTACTATATATTCTTTACAAATGGACacatctctcacatagtttcAATTTACTCAAGTCAAAGTTTGAGATTTAAGTAGCATTTTACATGTTCGAATTCGTATGCACCTCAAAAATGGATACAACCTTACCTTTACCTTGTTGTTGacatttgtggatttacattgccacttgttgtgcaaaaaaattatttttctattttttaactaactaattaatacacccttgtaaagtaacttgcaaaatgaTTAATTTATATAcccctaattatatttttacgtgtaatagacaacatctaatttgtcatgtaggagtttcaagaattttttaatagatttagtattttctatcatttaaatgaatttctacatgCTTATC from Setaria italica strain Yugu1 chromosome II, Setaria_italica_v2.0, whole genome shotgun sequence encodes the following:
- the LOC101768347 gene encoding uncharacterized protein LOC101768347, whose product is MEPMALVPQDPHRHRDASPLAAPRARATPAAAVVGWSRGQQLTERRKRRGLRSTRWRLGQGQGGRRPELREEEGGRPEVEDKAGRRRRRAGEVWSEVEDEAIHGRRRAGEPREEVEDEAGRGRRRMGEAWPEVEDEASRGRRAGVARRLAAGGKQEEGGWICGRGAIGEMGVAADLREGEGGVGGGRRDRGREREE